One window of the Carnobacterium maltaromaticum DSM 20342 genome contains the following:
- a CDS encoding Gfo/Idh/MocA family protein has translation MTLKIGIIGCGGIANGKHMPSLKAVEEGEMVAFCDIIEERALKAKEEFGTGDAKVYTDYKEMLKDPTIDVIHVCTPNSSHSVISIAAMEADKHVMCEKPMAKTTAEAEAMLEAAKKTGKKLTIGYQNRFRKDSSYLHTVCENNELGDIYYAKAHAIRRRAVPTWGVFLDEEAQGGGPLIDIGTHALDLTLWMMDNYKPKYVVGNSYHKLSQKENAANAWGPWDPTKFTVEDSAFGFITMENGATIALEASWALNSLDVREAQTTLCGTEGGADMQDGLRINGEAHGQMYTKKIELESGGVDFYDGAGDDPAVLEARQWLQAILNDTEPVVKPEQALVVTQILEAIYQSSQTGEPVFFTK, from the coding sequence ATGACATTAAAAATTGGAATTATCGGGTGTGGCGGAATCGCTAACGGGAAACATATGCCAAGTTTGAAAGCGGTTGAAGAAGGTGAAATGGTAGCTTTTTGTGACATTATTGAAGAGCGTGCTTTAAAGGCTAAGGAAGAATTCGGAACAGGCGATGCAAAAGTTTATACCGATTATAAAGAAATGCTGAAAGATCCTACAATCGATGTGATTCATGTATGTACTCCAAATAGTTCACATTCTGTGATTTCAATTGCAGCAATGGAAGCTGATAAACATGTTATGTGTGAAAAACCAATGGCGAAAACAACGGCTGAAGCTGAAGCAATGTTGGAAGCTGCTAAAAAAACTGGAAAAAAATTAACAATCGGTTATCAAAATCGTTTTAGAAAAGATTCTAGTTACTTGCATACTGTTTGTGAAAATAACGAATTAGGTGACATTTACTATGCGAAAGCACATGCAATTCGTAGACGTGCAGTGCCAACTTGGGGTGTCTTCTTAGATGAGGAAGCACAAGGTGGTGGACCTTTAATTGATATTGGTACTCATGCTTTGGATTTAACTTTATGGATGATGGACAATTACAAACCAAAATATGTTGTTGGAAATAGCTATCACAAATTATCACAAAAAGAAAATGCAGCCAACGCTTGGGGCCCTTGGGATCCAACTAAATTTACTGTGGAAGATTCTGCATTTGGATTTATTACAATGGAAAATGGCGCAACAATTGCTCTTGAAGCTAGTTGGGCACTGAATTCATTAGATGTCCGAGAAGCTCAAACAACTTTATGCGGAACTGAGGGTGGTGCTGATATGCAGGATGGCTTGCGTATCAACGGTGAAGCTCACGGTCAAATGTATACGAAAAAGATTGAGTTAGAATCAGGTGGGGTTGATTTTTATGATGGTGCTGGAGATGATCCTGCTGTATTAGAAGCGCGTCAATGGTTACAAGCGATTTTAAATGATACGGAACCCGTTGTAAAACCTGAACAAGCGTTAGTTGTCACTCAAATTTTAGAAGCTATCTATCAATCAAGTCAAACAGGTGAACCTGTTTTCTTTACTAAATAA
- a CDS encoding AraC family transcriptional regulator, with translation MGVYLEIPELNEHFLFRSFVNEGDILVYPHWHKEIEIIYVKEGNVNIGVNDVPIQLKRNDIYFINGGDVHYFLASPESERIVIQFDLSFFQDISSLEKTSKEMRNLFSSIVQASSLWSQEVADQMRQLLMTVHEENNERKSGYRYVIKAKMFEMLAILSREVPQNENWNDQVREEISSTKQMENLERLDKIFMYIEAHYQDTITLNDISAYMGFSSFYFTKFFKKNTGTTFIQFLTEYRLNKAKWILLNEDATVTEVAERTGFSSVKTFHHQFKDLMGISPLKYKKTISGNN, from the coding sequence GTGGGAGTGTATTTAGAAATTCCAGAATTAAATGAACATTTTTTATTTCGTAGTTTTGTCAATGAAGGGGATATTTTAGTGTATCCTCATTGGCATAAGGAAATTGAAATTATTTATGTGAAAGAAGGCAATGTCAATATTGGTGTAAATGATGTGCCGATTCAATTAAAGCGTAATGATATTTATTTTATTAATGGCGGAGATGTTCATTATTTTTTAGCCTCTCCAGAAAGCGAGCGGATTGTGATTCAATTTGATCTCAGCTTTTTTCAAGATATTTCATCACTTGAAAAAACGAGTAAAGAAATGCGAAATCTATTTTCAAGTATTGTTCAAGCAAGTAGTTTGTGGTCCCAAGAAGTAGCAGATCAAATGCGCCAACTATTAATGACGGTGCATGAAGAAAATAATGAACGCAAAAGTGGCTATCGTTATGTGATTAAAGCTAAAATGTTTGAAATGCTAGCTATCCTCAGTCGAGAAGTTCCCCAAAATGAAAATTGGAACGATCAAGTTCGTGAAGAAATCTCAAGTACAAAACAAATGGAAAATTTAGAGCGCTTAGATAAAATATTTATGTATATTGAAGCGCATTATCAAGATACAATTACTTTGAATGATATTTCTGCATATATGGGATTTAGTAGCTTTTATTTTACTAAATTCTTTAAGAAAAATACTGGGACAACCTTTATCCAATTTTTAACAGAGTATCGCTTAAATAAAGCCAAATGGATTTTATTAAATGAAGATGCAACTGTAACCGAAGTTGCTGAAAGAACAGGATTTAGTAGCGTTAAAACTTTTCATCATCAATTTAAAGATTTGATGGGCATTTCTCCTTTAAAATATAAAAAGACAATATCCGGGAATAATTAA
- a CDS encoding helix-turn-helix domain-containing protein: protein MNYLGIKIKNKRLLKNLTQAELAYEICTQATISNLESNGNVPTLNILLAIAKRLSIEISELSEIINISDYIKKEEKWNTQVLNRLRMLCSKLKYQEAYDLLLNELKFDELKDRFEFRQYYYYKGITSLLAKDNFADAHFNFNLALSTGEQRELDLFDVLSTNGIAMTYFLDSETDKARTYFDKALLQLNQLMDYLNLNQESLEIIKIYYNTAKFHSSVKEYQKAIELCNFGIALQKQQNMNFELDKLYYEKGFNLYKLGRKKEAEEYYYYAAALAKMDNHDLILDIIKIDMQEFNLTGYTYWE from the coding sequence ATGAATTATTTAGGTATTAAAATAAAAAATAAACGGTTACTAAAAAATTTAACTCAAGCTGAATTAGCTTATGAAATTTGTACCCAAGCGACTATCAGTAATTTAGAAAGTAATGGTAATGTCCCTACTTTAAATATATTATTAGCAATTGCAAAAAGATTGAGTATTGAGATAAGTGAGCTTTCTGAAATCATAAATATCTCTGATTATATAAAAAAGGAAGAAAAATGGAACACCCAAGTCTTAAATCGTTTAAGAATGCTTTGTAGCAAATTAAAATATCAAGAAGCTTATGATTTACTTCTGAATGAACTAAAATTTGATGAGTTAAAAGATCGTTTTGAATTTAGACAGTATTATTATTACAAAGGAATTACAAGTTTATTAGCTAAAGACAATTTTGCCGATGCTCATTTTAATTTTAACCTTGCTTTATCTACTGGTGAACAAAGAGAACTTGATTTATTTGATGTCCTTTCAACAAATGGTATAGCTATGACTTATTTTTTAGATTCTGAAACCGATAAGGCCCGTACTTATTTTGATAAAGCATTGCTACAATTAAATCAATTAATGGACTATCTAAATTTAAATCAAGAAAGTCTTGAAATCATTAAAATTTACTACAATACTGCTAAATTTCATTCTAGCGTTAAAGAATATCAAAAGGCTATTGAGTTATGTAACTTTGGTATTGCCTTACAAAAGCAACAAAATATGAACTTTGAATTAGATAAGCTTTATTATGAAAAAGGGTTTAATTTATATAAATTAGGTAGAAAAAAAGAAGCAGAAGAGTACTATTACTATGCGGCTGCCTTAGCAAAAATGGACAATCATGATCTTATTTTAGATATAATTAAAATTGATATGCAGGAATTCAATTTAACCGGCTACACATATTGGGAATGA